A genomic stretch from Bacteroidales bacterium includes:
- a CDS encoding threonylcarbamoyl-AMP synthase: MLLKIHPDTPSSRQILKVVEVLQNGGVIIYPTDTVYGIGCDIYNQKAVEKIAKIKGVNPEKANFSFICYDLSHLSDYTKQVNNDVFKLMKKNLPGPFTFILNANGKVPKLFRNKKKTVGIRIPDNNIVREIVRELGNPILTTSIHDEDEVIEYTTDPELIYEKYKDIVDIVVDGGYGNNEASTVVDCTKDEIEIVREGAGELM, encoded by the coding sequence ATGTTACTTAAAATACATCCTGACACTCCAAGTTCCAGACAAATACTAAAAGTAGTTGAAGTATTGCAAAATGGAGGTGTTATTATTTATCCTACTGATACTGTTTATGGGATAGGTTGTGATATTTATAATCAAAAAGCTGTTGAAAAAATAGCAAAAATCAAGGGTGTAAACCCTGAAAAAGCAAATTTTTCATTTATTTGTTATGATTTAAGTCATTTGTCAGACTATACAAAACAAGTTAATAATGATGTTTTCAAATTAATGAAAAAAAACCTGCCTGGCCCTTTTACTTTTATTCTTAATGCAAATGGTAAAGTGCCAAAATTATTTCGTAATAAAAAGAAAACCGTTGGGATAAGAATACCAGACAATAACATTGTCAGGGAAATTGTCAGGGAATTAGGTAATCCGATTTTAACCACATCAATTCATGACGAAGACGAAGTTATTGAATATACAACCGACCCGGAACTAATTTATGAAAAATATAAGGATATTGTTGATATTGTTGTTGATGGAGGATACGGAAATAATGAAGCATCAACAGTAGTTGATTGTACAAAAGATGAAATTGAGATAGTTCGTGAGGGAGCAGGGGAACTTATGTAG
- a CDS encoding DUF2784 domain-containing protein, whose amino-acid sequence MLKFLDIFFLSFHTLLIFFNLFGWICKKTRKINLITLSLTGASWFILGIFYGIGYCPLTDWHWTVVRKLGKTNIPNSYIKYLFDRLTGLDINSTLVDYLTAICFFIALVVSVYVNFKDYFHKKSNEI is encoded by the coding sequence ATGTTAAAATTTCTTGATATTTTCTTTTTATCTTTCCATACTCTACTGATTTTTTTTAATCTTTTTGGCTGGATATGTAAAAAAACAAGAAAAATAAATCTTATTACTCTTTCTTTAACAGGAGCTTCATGGTTTATTCTTGGAATATTTTACGGTATAGGATATTGTCCATTAACCGACTGGCATTGGACAGTTGTAAGAAAATTAGGAAAAACAAATATTCCCAATTCATATATTAAATATCTTTTTGACAGACTAACAGGATTAGATATAAATTCAACATTAGTTGATTATCTCACAGCTATTTGCTTTTTTATTGCATTAGTTGTTTCTGTTTATGTTAACTTTAAAGACTATTTCCACAAAAAATCTAACGAAATCTAA
- a CDS encoding acylphosphatase, whose translation MIKHINITVSGRVQGVAFRYSTLNTAKYYDIKGFVKNKVNGSVYIEAEGNKEKLDLFVEWCKKGPDMARVDDILITESGIINFKLFEIR comes from the coding sequence ATGATAAAACATATAAATATTACAGTTTCGGGAAGGGTACAAGGTGTAGCTTTCAGATATTCTACTTTAAATACAGCAAAATATTATGATATTAAAGGATTTGTAAAAAACAAAGTCAATGGTTCGGTATATATTGAAGCCGAAGGAAATAAGGAAAAGCTGGATTTGTTTGTTGAATGGTGCAAAAAAGGCCCAGACATGGCACGTGTTGATGATATTTTGATTACTGAAAGTGGAATAATAAATTTTAAATTATTTGAAATACGATAA